From one Mycobacterium colombiense CECT 3035 genomic stretch:
- a CDS encoding phosphotransferase family protein, with amino-acid sequence MSAVLSIPRYPADVTPQWLSAALSGSGTPVEVADVDVVAIGTGQTGATYRVTARYATDPGDLPQTFVIKLPAQDDTVRDRVVIGYRSECAFYSSVADRVQVPTPRCFYSEITEDAMDFALLLADQAPAVQGDQLVGCGEAEARLAVTALAGLHAPSWCDPGWLDFPGIAFSRPDEAGANGMGEVAKMSADITLEKLGDRMSAEDRDTFGAAMGSIAPWLLSEYDRFALLHGDYRLDNLLFDPERTRVSVVDWQTLGVGLPARDLAYFTATSLNSQLRASIEEQLVTDYHRALTAGGVGDYDRETCWRDYRLGVLQAPLISALGFAFAAATERGDDMVLTMLSRGCQAIRELGTLDLIG; translated from the coding sequence ATGAGTGCTGTGCTGTCGATACCGCGTTACCCCGCCGACGTGACCCCGCAGTGGCTGTCCGCCGCGCTGTCTGGCAGCGGCACACCCGTCGAGGTCGCGGACGTGGACGTGGTCGCGATCGGCACCGGACAGACGGGCGCGACCTACCGGGTGACCGCCCGCTACGCGACGGACCCCGGTGACCTGCCGCAGACCTTTGTGATCAAGCTGCCCGCTCAGGACGACACGGTGCGCGACCGGGTGGTGATCGGCTACCGCAGCGAATGCGCGTTCTACTCCTCGGTGGCCGACCGGGTGCAGGTACCCACACCGCGGTGCTTCTACTCCGAGATCACCGAGGACGCAATGGATTTCGCCCTACTACTCGCCGATCAGGCGCCGGCGGTGCAGGGCGATCAGCTCGTCGGTTGCGGTGAAGCCGAAGCGCGCCTTGCGGTTACCGCGCTGGCGGGCCTGCACGCGCCCAGCTGGTGCGACCCCGGATGGCTCGATTTCCCGGGCATCGCATTCAGCCGGCCGGATGAGGCCGGGGCCAACGGCATGGGCGAGGTGGCGAAGATGAGCGCCGACATCACGCTGGAGAAGCTGGGTGACCGGATGAGCGCGGAAGACCGCGACACCTTCGGTGCGGCAATGGGTTCGATCGCGCCGTGGTTGCTGTCCGAGTACGACCGGTTCGCCTTGCTGCACGGCGACTACCGGCTGGACAACCTGCTGTTCGATCCCGAGCGAACCAGGGTTAGCGTGGTGGACTGGCAGACGCTCGGCGTGGGGCTGCCGGCCCGGGATCTCGCCTACTTCACGGCGACCAGTCTCAATTCGCAACTGCGGGCGAGTATCGAGGAACAGCTCGTCACCGACTATCACCGCGCGCTGACGGCGGGCGGGGTCGGCGACTACGACCGCGAAACGTGTTGGCGCGATTACCGGCTCGGCGTATTGCAGGCGCCGCTGATCTCGGCGCTGGGTTTTGCGTTCGCCGCAGCCACCGAACGCGGCGACGACATGGTGCTGACCATGCTGAGCCGCGGCTGCCAGGCGATCCGCGAGCTGGGAACGCTGGACCTGATCGGCTGA
- a CDS encoding pyridoxamine 5'-phosphate oxidase family protein, whose product MKAFSESERQEFLADKHVAVLSVAATEGRPPASVPIWYDYTPGGNIRIMTGTSSRKARLIKQAGRVTLVVQREEPPYQYVVVEGTVVETTEPAPADVAETVAIRYLGEEGGRAFVRSMEGVEEVLFTIRPDRWLSADFTGDL is encoded by the coding sequence ATGAAAGCCTTCAGCGAATCCGAGCGCCAGGAATTCCTCGCCGACAAGCATGTGGCCGTGCTGTCCGTCGCCGCCACCGAAGGCCGCCCGCCGGCCAGCGTCCCGATCTGGTACGACTACACCCCGGGCGGAAACATCCGGATCATGACCGGGACGTCCAGCCGCAAGGCCCGGCTGATCAAGCAGGCGGGGAGAGTGACGCTGGTGGTCCAGCGCGAGGAGCCGCCGTATCAGTACGTCGTGGTGGAGGGCACCGTGGTCGAGACCACCGAGCCGGCGCCGGCCGACGTCGCGGAGACGGTCGCCATCCGCTATCTGGGCGAGGAGGGCGGGCGCGCGTTCGTGCGCAGCATGGAAGGCGTCGAGGAGGTGCTCTTCACCATCCGGCCCGACCGCTGGCTGAGCGCCGACTTCACCGGCGACCTCTGA
- a CDS encoding ABC transporter ATP-binding protein produces MIRTWLGLVPADRRNGVIAYTVLALISVVVRAVATVLLVPLVGALFGDAPQRALAWLGWLTAATVTGWVIDTATARIGFNLGFAVLDHSQHDVADRLPGVRLDWFTAEHTATARQAIAATGPELVGLVVNLLTPLISAILLPAAIAVALLPVSWQLGAAALGGLPLLLGALWASARLARRADAAAAEANSALTERIIEFARTQQALRAARRVEPARSLVGDALAAQHGATMRLLSMQVPGQLLFSLASQLALILLAGATTALTVNGTLTVAEAIALIVVIVRYLEPFTTISELAPALESTRATLDNIRSVLTAPLMNAGTGALAGGAAPRIEFDDVVFGYDGAAAPVLDGVSFALEPGSTTAIVGPSGSGKSTILALIAGLHEPTGGRVLIDGVDAATLDGGARRAASSVVFQHPYLFHGSIRDNVFAGDPGADDERFARAVALARVDELVGRLPDGADTVVGEAGSALSGGERQRVSIARALLKPAPILLVDEATSALDTENEAAVVDALTADPQSRTQVIVAHRLASIGHADRVLFLDNGRVIEDGTVDELLAAGGRFDEFWRQQHEAAEWRILAD; encoded by the coding sequence ATGATCCGCACGTGGTTGGGTCTGGTCCCGGCGGATCGCCGCAACGGGGTCATCGCCTACACCGTCCTCGCGTTGATCTCCGTGGTGGTGCGCGCGGTCGCCACCGTGCTGCTGGTCCCCCTGGTGGGGGCGTTGTTCGGCGACGCCCCGCAGCGCGCGCTGGCCTGGCTGGGGTGGCTGACCGCGGCCACCGTGACCGGCTGGGTGATCGACACCGCAACGGCCCGTATCGGTTTCAACCTGGGTTTCGCGGTGCTCGATCACAGCCAGCACGACGTGGCGGATCGGCTGCCCGGCGTGCGGCTGGATTGGTTCACCGCCGAGCACACCGCGACGGCGCGGCAGGCGATCGCGGCCACCGGACCGGAACTCGTCGGTCTGGTCGTCAACCTGCTCACCCCGCTGATCTCCGCGATCCTGCTGCCCGCCGCGATCGCGGTGGCCCTGCTGCCCGTCTCCTGGCAGCTGGGGGCCGCCGCGCTGGGTGGCCTGCCGCTGTTGCTGGGCGCGCTGTGGGCGTCGGCCCGCTTGGCGCGGCGCGCCGATGCCGCGGCGGCCGAGGCCAATAGCGCGCTCACCGAGCGCATCATCGAGTTCGCCCGCACCCAGCAGGCGCTGCGCGCCGCACGGCGCGTCGAGCCGGCGCGAAGCCTGGTCGGCGATGCGCTGGCCGCCCAGCACGGCGCCACCATGCGCCTGCTTTCCATGCAGGTCCCCGGGCAGCTGCTGTTCAGCCTCGCCAGCCAGCTTGCGCTGATCCTGCTGGCCGGGGCGACCACCGCGCTGACCGTGAACGGCACGCTCACGGTGGCCGAGGCCATCGCGTTGATCGTCGTGATCGTGCGCTACCTCGAACCGTTCACCACCATCAGCGAGCTGGCGCCCGCGCTGGAGAGCACCCGCGCCACGCTCGACAACATCCGTTCGGTGCTGACCGCGCCGCTGATGAATGCCGGCACCGGCGCGCTGGCCGGCGGTGCGGCGCCGCGTATCGAGTTCGATGACGTCGTGTTCGGCTACGACGGCGCCGCTGCGCCGGTGCTCGACGGCGTGAGCTTCGCGTTGGAGCCGGGCAGCACGACGGCGATCGTCGGACCGTCGGGCTCGGGCAAGAGCACCATCCTGGCGCTGATCGCCGGGCTGCATGAGCCCACCGGCGGCCGGGTGCTGATCGACGGGGTGGACGCGGCGACCCTGGACGGCGGCGCCCGGCGCGCGGCCAGCAGCGTGGTGTTCCAGCACCCGTACCTCTTCCACGGGTCAATCCGCGACAACGTGTTCGCCGGAGACCCCGGCGCCGACGACGAGCGGTTCGCGCGGGCGGTGGCGCTCGCGCGCGTCGACGAGCTCGTCGGGCGGCTGCCCGACGGCGCCGACACCGTGGTCGGCGAGGCCGGCTCGGCACTGTCCGGTGGTGAGCGGCAGCGGGTCAGCATCGCCCGCGCGTTGCTCAAGCCCGCACCGATACTGCTGGTAGACGAGGCGACCAGCGCGCTGGACACCGAGAACGAGGCCGCGGTGGTCGACGCCCTGACCGCCGACCCGCAATCGCGCACCCAGGTGATCGTCGCGCATCGGCTGGCCAGCATCGGTCACGCCGACCGCGTCCTGTTCCTCGACAACGGCCGCGTCATCGAGGACGGTACGGTCGATGAATTGCTCGCTGCGGGTGGCCGTTTCGACGAATTCTGGCGCCAGCAGCACGAAGCCGCCGAATGGCGGATTCTGGCCGACTAG